A part of Salvelinus alpinus chromosome 23, SLU_Salpinus.1, whole genome shotgun sequence genomic DNA contains:
- the adhfe1 gene encoding hydroxyacid-oxoacid transhydrogenase, mitochondrial isoform X1, which produces MAGRDRIVHLLRQLEKAACRCPAHSHTFHQASGHDCGRKTDYAFEMASSNIRYGEGVTREIGMDLQNMGARNVCLMTDNNLSQLSPVEAVLESLVQNGVNYKVYDNVRVEPTDSSFKEAIAFAKKETFDMYVAVGGGSVIDTCKAANLYACHPDADFLDFVNAPIGKGKPITGALKPLIAVPTTAGTGSETTGVAIFDFEKLKAKTGIASRAIKPTLGIVDPLHTLHMPERVAANSGFDVLCHALESYTALPYNMRSPCPPNPINRPAYQGSNPISDVWSRHALNVVAKYMKRAVNDAEDVKARSSMHLASVFAGIGFGNAGVHLCHGMSYPIAGNVKTYMAKGYNVDHPVVPHGLSVVLTSPAVFAFTASMCPERHLEAAEILGADVSNTKREDAGLLLADTLRQFLYDLKVEDGLSAVGYTKDDIPDLVRGTIPQERVTKLSPREHTEEDLTNLFEASLKLY; this is translated from the exons ATGGCAGGACGCGACAGGATTGTGCATTTACTCAGGCAACTTGAAAAAGCAGC GTGCAGATGCCCTGCCCATTCTCATACATTCCATCAAG CTTCAGGACATGACTGTGGAAGAAAAACGGATTATGCATTTGAG ATGGCGAGCTCAAACATTAGATATGGAGAGGGTGTCACACGGGAAATTGGTATG GATCTTCAGAACATGGGAGCCCGTAACGTGTGTCTTATGACGGACAATAATCTGTCTCAGCTCTCTCCTGTCGAGGCCGTGTTGGAGTCTCTAGTTCAGAACGGGGTTAACTACAAAGTTTATGACAATGTTCGGGTGGAGCCAACAGACTCCAG CTTCAAGGAGGCCATAGCTTTTGCGAAGAAAGAAACGTTTGACATGTACGTTGCTGTGGGTGGAGGCTCAGTGATTGACACCTGTAAAGCTGCCAACCTGTATGCCTGCCATCCCGACGCGGATTTCCTAGACTTTGTCAATGCGCCTATAGGGAAGGGAAAGCCTATTACAGGTGCTCTCAAGCCCCTGATCGCAG TTCCCACAACAGCAGGAACTGGCAGTGAGACAACAGGTGTTGCCATCTTCGACTTCGAAAAACTGAAAGCAAAAACTG GCATCGCCAGCCGAGCCATTAAGCCGACACTTGGAATAGTGGATCCTCTCCACACTCTGCATATGCCCGAGAGGGTGGCTGCCAACAGCGGTTTTGATGTGCTATG CCATGCCCTGGAGTCCTACACGGCTCTTCCCTACAACATGCGCAGCCCCTGCCCTCCCAACCCCATCAACCGGCCGGCCTACCAGGGCAGTAACCCCATTAGTGATGTCTGGTCCAGACATGCTCTGAATGTAGTGGCCAAGTACATGAAACG GGCGGTGAACGATGCTGAGGATGTAAAGGCCAGGTCCAGCATGCATCTTGCCAGTGTGTTTGCCGGGATCGGGTTTGGAAATGCTGGGGTCCACTTATG CCACGGTATGTCTTATCCTATTGCTGGAAATGTGAAGACTTACATGGCTAAGGGCTACAATGTGGATCACCCTGTCGTG CCTCATGGTCTGTCCGTGGTTCTGACCTCTCCTGCTGTCTTTGCCTTCACTGCCAGTATGTGTCCAGAGCGCCACCTGGAGGCAGCAGAGATACTTG GGGCTGACGTGAGCAACACCAAGAGGGAGGACGCTGGGCTGCTCCTGGCCGACACCCTGAGACAGTTCCTCTATGACCTGAAGGTAGAGGACGGTCTGAGTGCTGTCGGCTACACCAAGGATGACatacctgacctagtgagaggaACAATACCTCAG GAAAGGGTGACAAAGCTGTCTCCTAgggaacacacagaggaagatTTGACTAATTTGTTTGAGGCCTCCCTGAAGCTGTACTAA
- the adhfe1 gene encoding hydroxyacid-oxoacid transhydrogenase, mitochondrial isoform X2 — protein MASSNIRYGEGVTREIGMDLQNMGARNVCLMTDNNLSQLSPVEAVLESLVQNGVNYKVYDNVRVEPTDSSFKEAIAFAKKETFDMYVAVGGGSVIDTCKAANLYACHPDADFLDFVNAPIGKGKPITGALKPLIAVPTTAGTGSETTGVAIFDFEKLKAKTGIASRAIKPTLGIVDPLHTLHMPERVAANSGFDVLCHALESYTALPYNMRSPCPPNPINRPAYQGSNPISDVWSRHALNVVAKYMKRAVNDAEDVKARSSMHLASVFAGIGFGNAGVHLCHGMSYPIAGNVKTYMAKGYNVDHPVVPHGLSVVLTSPAVFAFTASMCPERHLEAAEILGADVSNTKREDAGLLLADTLRQFLYDLKVEDGLSAVGYTKDDIPDLVRGTIPQERVTKLSPREHTEEDLTNLFEASLKLY, from the exons ATGGCGAGCTCAAACATTAGATATGGAGAGGGTGTCACACGGGAAATTGGTATG GATCTTCAGAACATGGGAGCCCGTAACGTGTGTCTTATGACGGACAATAATCTGTCTCAGCTCTCTCCTGTCGAGGCCGTGTTGGAGTCTCTAGTTCAGAACGGGGTTAACTACAAAGTTTATGACAATGTTCGGGTGGAGCCAACAGACTCCAG CTTCAAGGAGGCCATAGCTTTTGCGAAGAAAGAAACGTTTGACATGTACGTTGCTGTGGGTGGAGGCTCAGTGATTGACACCTGTAAAGCTGCCAACCTGTATGCCTGCCATCCCGACGCGGATTTCCTAGACTTTGTCAATGCGCCTATAGGGAAGGGAAAGCCTATTACAGGTGCTCTCAAGCCCCTGATCGCAG TTCCCACAACAGCAGGAACTGGCAGTGAGACAACAGGTGTTGCCATCTTCGACTTCGAAAAACTGAAAGCAAAAACTG GCATCGCCAGCCGAGCCATTAAGCCGACACTTGGAATAGTGGATCCTCTCCACACTCTGCATATGCCCGAGAGGGTGGCTGCCAACAGCGGTTTTGATGTGCTATG CCATGCCCTGGAGTCCTACACGGCTCTTCCCTACAACATGCGCAGCCCCTGCCCTCCCAACCCCATCAACCGGCCGGCCTACCAGGGCAGTAACCCCATTAGTGATGTCTGGTCCAGACATGCTCTGAATGTAGTGGCCAAGTACATGAAACG GGCGGTGAACGATGCTGAGGATGTAAAGGCCAGGTCCAGCATGCATCTTGCCAGTGTGTTTGCCGGGATCGGGTTTGGAAATGCTGGGGTCCACTTATG CCACGGTATGTCTTATCCTATTGCTGGAAATGTGAAGACTTACATGGCTAAGGGCTACAATGTGGATCACCCTGTCGTG CCTCATGGTCTGTCCGTGGTTCTGACCTCTCCTGCTGTCTTTGCCTTCACTGCCAGTATGTGTCCAGAGCGCCACCTGGAGGCAGCAGAGATACTTG GGGCTGACGTGAGCAACACCAAGAGGGAGGACGCTGGGCTGCTCCTGGCCGACACCCTGAGACAGTTCCTCTATGACCTGAAGGTAGAGGACGGTCTGAGTGCTGTCGGCTACACCAAGGATGACatacctgacctagtgagaggaACAATACCTCAG GAAAGGGTGACAAAGCTGTCTCCTAgggaacacacagaggaagatTTGACTAATTTGTTTGAGGCCTCCCTGAAGCTGTACTAA
- the LOC139550829 gene encoding CD2-associated protein isoform X1: MQKIYVQSDGHFEVFTTVFSPQACRARTRYRPREAVKVVAAVNYRPQWPDELQLCQGDIIQVLFRDEPSWWFGRLQNGAEGYFPTACVTRLNQSDDHGPVNANPSSLQSSSKDAAPDAPCGCTSGRSTPKVPRHAKESFFRALGHEASSKSGSAHSSPSLLHRVLSKGHRRKIDAQGLGDVNCSINVAFEPD; this comes from the exons ATGCAGAAGATCTATGTGCAGAGTGATGGGCACTTTGAGGTGTTCACCACTGTCTTCTCCCCACAAG CTTGTAGAGCAAGAACAAGATACAGGCCTAGGGAAGCAGTGAAG GTAGTAGCAGCAGTCAACTACAGGCCTCAATGGCCAGATGAACTTCAACTCTGTCAGGGTGACATCATCCAAGTTCTCTTCAGAGATGAGCCGTCGTGGTGGTTCGGGCGTCTACAGAACGGGGCAGAGGGGTACTTTCCAACCGCATGTGTgaccagactgaaccag AGTGATGATCACGGGCCAGTGAATGCCAATCCAAGCTCGTTACAGAGTTCATCCAAGGATGCAGCTCCTGATGCCCCCTGTGGCTGCACAAG CGGTCGTAGTACTCCAAAGGTCCCCAGGCATGCGAAAGAGAGCTTCTTCCGGGCCCTGGGACACGAGGCTTCCTCAAAGTCAGGCTCAGCCCACAGCTCCCCAAGCCTGTTGCACCGTGTGCTGTCCAAGGGCCACCGGAGGAAGATTGACGCCCAGGGACTGGGAGATGTAAATTGCTCCATCAATGTAGCATTCGAACCTGACTGA
- the LOC139550829 gene encoding CD2-associated protein isoform X2, giving the protein MCRVMGTLRCSPLSSPHKVVAAVNYRPQWPDELQLCQGDIIQVLFRDEPSWWFGRLQNGAEGYFPTACVTRLNQSDDHGPVNANPSSLQSSSKDAAPDAPCGCTSGRSTPKVPRHAKESFFRALGHEASSKSGSAHSSPSLLHRVLSKGHRRKIDAQGLGDVNCSINVAFEPD; this is encoded by the exons ATGTGCAGAGTGATGGGCACTTTGAGGTGTTCACCACTGTCTTCTCCCCACAAG GTAGTAGCAGCAGTCAACTACAGGCCTCAATGGCCAGATGAACTTCAACTCTGTCAGGGTGACATCATCCAAGTTCTCTTCAGAGATGAGCCGTCGTGGTGGTTCGGGCGTCTACAGAACGGGGCAGAGGGGTACTTTCCAACCGCATGTGTgaccagactgaaccag AGTGATGATCACGGGCCAGTGAATGCCAATCCAAGCTCGTTACAGAGTTCATCCAAGGATGCAGCTCCTGATGCCCCCTGTGGCTGCACAAG CGGTCGTAGTACTCCAAAGGTCCCCAGGCATGCGAAAGAGAGCTTCTTCCGGGCCCTGGGACACGAGGCTTCCTCAAAGTCAGGCTCAGCCCACAGCTCCCCAAGCCTGTTGCACCGTGTGCTGTCCAAGGGCCACCGGAGGAAGATTGACGCCCAGGGACTGGGAGATGTAAATTGCTCCATCAATGTAGCATTCGAACCTGACTGA
- the LOC139550827 gene encoding myb-related protein A-like isoform X1 — protein sequence MASSGSRRRRYLCDVGDDHDCIEVKCPKKSLQKVKWSREEDERLKRLVDEHGADDWNVIADNFKKRSESQCQHRWQKVLNPELVKGPWTKEEDERVIELVHRYGPKRWSIIAKHLHGRIGKQCRERWHNHLNPEVKKSCWTQEEDRIIYAAHKRIGNRWAEIAKLLPGRTDNSIKNHWNSTMLRKVEHEGYLQDVPTRVHKTKASIKKRTKSSGSSWRRQNHYFMTIPTKISGYSLGLLNGQYMDSVPETSFFVPNTEGHYSSWSSSLTDDGLTNTTLSSLGNQSMEGRGSAVYTPVSPSRFLAVEASAVLSSLQTIPEFAETLELIDSDPVAWSEVTSFSLKEMSSPLKQEVMLSVSQVGMPEGASYHFEDSVIMDLSEKYTELMPASSPTVTKLSTPPSILKRRERGEQYPASQCHSTSFLNNSTTSPSITHVKALPFSPSQFFNVSGVEDLTLENPALTSTPVCGHQRANTTPLQKELTTKYQKENAGFRTPKVRKAIMFPMPLTPTPFKTVTATQEKMQAQLKMMMQQPQSLAYLEEEVLRVENKVDMLIHAETQADFCSSWKHEVAPSSRSVRKSLAAEPWNKDCHSAQLYFQEDFNNAQIHGESLLTSAPLRSSMLGCEELVYSPAPGVGPGREEPCCYLTHHSLTIAPRRDDNCEWDAVVFGKTDDQMIVAEQARQFLSSQTPGCASRTLVL from the exons ATGGCTAGCAGCGGCAGCAGAAGACGTCGATACCTTTG TGATGTTGGGGATGACCATGACTGCATTGAGGTGAAATGTCCCAAGAAGTCTTTGCAGAAAGTCAAGTGGTCGAGGGAAGAG GATGAGAGGCTGAAGAGGCTTGTGGATGAACACGGAGCAGATGATTGGAATGTGATCGCAGATAATTTCAAG AAAAGGTCTGAGTCTCAGTGTCAGCACCGATGGCAAAAGGTGCTCAACCCAGAGCTGGTGAAAGGGCCATGGAccaaggaggaggatgagagg GTCATCGAGTTGGTGCACAGGTATGGCCCCAAGCGCTGGTCCATCATTGCCAAGCATCTGCACGGGCGTATCGGCAAGCAGTGCCGGGAGCGCTGGCACAACCACCTTAACCCTGAGGTGAAGAAGTCGTGCTGGACTCAGGAGGAGGATCGGATCATATACGCTGCTCACAAACGTATCGGGAACCGCTGGGCTGAGATAGCCAAGCTGCTGCCTGGCAG GACAGATAACTCTATAAAGAATCACTGGAACTCGACCATGCTTAGGAAGGTGGAGCATGAGGGCTATCTGCAGGACGTCCCGACTCGGGTGCACAAGACCAAGGCTTCCATCAAGAAAAGAACCAAGTCTTCCGGCTCCTCCTGGCGGAGACAGAATCACTATTTCATGACTATCCCTACAAAG ATTTCAGGATATTCCCTTGGCTTGTTGAATGGCCAGTACATGGACAGTGTTCCTGAAACCTCTTTCTTTGTCCCG AACACAGAAGGCCACTACTCCAGCTGGTCCAGCAGCCTGACAGACGACGGTCTGACCAACACGACCCTGAGCAGCTTGGGGAACCAGAGTATGGAGGGCCGTGGTTCGGCTGTCTACACTCCTGTGTCTCCCAGCAGGTTCCTGGCCGTGGAGGCAAgcgctgtcctctcctccctacaaACCATCCCCGAGTTCGCAGAGACTCTGGAGCTCATAGACTCG GACCCAGTGGCTTGGAGCGAGGTGACCAGTTTCAGCTTGAAGGAAATGAGCTCGCCCctgaaacaggaagtgatgttgTCTGTCTCTCAAGTGGGGATGCCAGAAGGAGCTAGCTACCATTTTGAGGACTCAGTCATAATGGACCTGAGTGAGAAATACACTGAACTGATGCCTGCCTCTTCACCCACCGTGACTAAGCTGAGCACACCTCCCTCCATcctgaagaggagggagaggggggagcagtACCCTGCCAGTCAGTGTCACAGTACCTCCTTTTTGAACAACAGCACCACCTCACCTAGCATCACTCATGTCAAAGCACTGCCATTCTCTCCCTCCCAG TTTTTCAACGTGTCTGGAGTTGAGGATTTGACTCTAGAAAACCCAGCTCTGACGTCCACCCCAGTGTGCGGTCACCAACGTGCCAACACCACCCCCCTCCAGAAGGAGTTAACAACCAAGTATCAGAAGGAGAATGCTGG GTTCAGGACCCCCAAGGTTCGTAAAGCCatcatgtttcccatgccactaACTCCAACACCATTCAAGACTGTCACGGCCACCCAAGAGAAGATGCAGGCCCAGCTGAAAATGATG atgCAGCAGCCCCAGTCCCTGGCCTACCTGGAGGAAGAGGTGCTTAGAGTGGAAAACAAGGTTGATATGTTAATTCATGCAGAAACACAGGCTGACTTCTGCTCATCCTGGAAACATGAG GTTGCTCCATCGTCCAGGAGTGTTAGGAAATCCCTGGCTGCGGAACCCTGGAATAAGGACTGCCACAGTGCTCAACTCTATTTCCAAGAAGACTTCAACAATGCACAG ATCCATGGGGAGAGCCTGCTGACCAGCGCCCCCCTGAGGTCGTCCATGCTGGGCTGTGAGGAGCTGGTGTACTCGCCAGCCCCTGGAGTAGGACCAGGGAGAGAGGAGCCATGCTGTTACCTGACCCACCACAGCCTCACCATCGCACCGAGGAGAGACGACAACTGTGAGTGGGATGCTGTGGTATTTGGGAAGACTGATGATCAGATGATCGTAGCTGAGCAGGCCAGACAGTTCCTCAGCTCCCAGACACCTGGCTGTGCCTCCAGAACCTTGGTACTCTGA
- the LOC139550827 gene encoding myb-related protein A-like isoform X2 → MASSGSRRRRYLCDVGDDHDCIEVKCPKKSLQKVKWSREEDERLKRLVDEHGADDWNVIADNFKKRSESQCQHRWQKVLNPELVKGPWTKEEDERVIELVHRYGPKRWSIIAKHLHGRIGKQCRERWHNHLNPEVKKSCWTQEEDRIIYAAHKRIGNRWAEIAKLLPGRTDNSIKNHWNSTMLRKVEHEGYLQDVPTRVHKTKASIKKRTKSSGSSWRRQNHYFMTIPTKISGYSLGLLNGQYMDSVPETSFFVPNTEGHYSSWSSSLTDDGLTNTTLSSLGNQSMEGRGSAVYTPVSPSRFLAVEASAVLSSLQTIPEFAETLELIDSDPVAWSEVTSFSLKEMSSPLKQEVMLSVSQVGMPEGASYHFEDSVIMDLSEKYTELMPASSPTVTKLSTPPSILKRRERGEQYPASQCHSTSFLNNSTTSPSITHVKALPFSPSQFFNVSGVEDLTLENPALTSTPVCGHQRANTTPLQKELTTKYQKENAGFRTPKVRKAIMFPMPLTPTPFKTVTATQEKMQAQLKMMMQQPQSLAYLEEEVLRVENKVAPSSRSVRKSLAAEPWNKDCHSAQLYFQEDFNNAQIHGESLLTSAPLRSSMLGCEELVYSPAPGVGPGREEPCCYLTHHSLTIAPRRDDNCEWDAVVFGKTDDQMIVAEQARQFLSSQTPGCASRTLVL, encoded by the exons ATGGCTAGCAGCGGCAGCAGAAGACGTCGATACCTTTG TGATGTTGGGGATGACCATGACTGCATTGAGGTGAAATGTCCCAAGAAGTCTTTGCAGAAAGTCAAGTGGTCGAGGGAAGAG GATGAGAGGCTGAAGAGGCTTGTGGATGAACACGGAGCAGATGATTGGAATGTGATCGCAGATAATTTCAAG AAAAGGTCTGAGTCTCAGTGTCAGCACCGATGGCAAAAGGTGCTCAACCCAGAGCTGGTGAAAGGGCCATGGAccaaggaggaggatgagagg GTCATCGAGTTGGTGCACAGGTATGGCCCCAAGCGCTGGTCCATCATTGCCAAGCATCTGCACGGGCGTATCGGCAAGCAGTGCCGGGAGCGCTGGCACAACCACCTTAACCCTGAGGTGAAGAAGTCGTGCTGGACTCAGGAGGAGGATCGGATCATATACGCTGCTCACAAACGTATCGGGAACCGCTGGGCTGAGATAGCCAAGCTGCTGCCTGGCAG GACAGATAACTCTATAAAGAATCACTGGAACTCGACCATGCTTAGGAAGGTGGAGCATGAGGGCTATCTGCAGGACGTCCCGACTCGGGTGCACAAGACCAAGGCTTCCATCAAGAAAAGAACCAAGTCTTCCGGCTCCTCCTGGCGGAGACAGAATCACTATTTCATGACTATCCCTACAAAG ATTTCAGGATATTCCCTTGGCTTGTTGAATGGCCAGTACATGGACAGTGTTCCTGAAACCTCTTTCTTTGTCCCG AACACAGAAGGCCACTACTCCAGCTGGTCCAGCAGCCTGACAGACGACGGTCTGACCAACACGACCCTGAGCAGCTTGGGGAACCAGAGTATGGAGGGCCGTGGTTCGGCTGTCTACACTCCTGTGTCTCCCAGCAGGTTCCTGGCCGTGGAGGCAAgcgctgtcctctcctccctacaaACCATCCCCGAGTTCGCAGAGACTCTGGAGCTCATAGACTCG GACCCAGTGGCTTGGAGCGAGGTGACCAGTTTCAGCTTGAAGGAAATGAGCTCGCCCctgaaacaggaagtgatgttgTCTGTCTCTCAAGTGGGGATGCCAGAAGGAGCTAGCTACCATTTTGAGGACTCAGTCATAATGGACCTGAGTGAGAAATACACTGAACTGATGCCTGCCTCTTCACCCACCGTGACTAAGCTGAGCACACCTCCCTCCATcctgaagaggagggagaggggggagcagtACCCTGCCAGTCAGTGTCACAGTACCTCCTTTTTGAACAACAGCACCACCTCACCTAGCATCACTCATGTCAAAGCACTGCCATTCTCTCCCTCCCAG TTTTTCAACGTGTCTGGAGTTGAGGATTTGACTCTAGAAAACCCAGCTCTGACGTCCACCCCAGTGTGCGGTCACCAACGTGCCAACACCACCCCCCTCCAGAAGGAGTTAACAACCAAGTATCAGAAGGAGAATGCTGG GTTCAGGACCCCCAAGGTTCGTAAAGCCatcatgtttcccatgccactaACTCCAACACCATTCAAGACTGTCACGGCCACCCAAGAGAAGATGCAGGCCCAGCTGAAAATGATG atgCAGCAGCCCCAGTCCCTGGCCTACCTGGAGGAAGAGGTGCTTAGAGTGGAAAACAAG GTTGCTCCATCGTCCAGGAGTGTTAGGAAATCCCTGGCTGCGGAACCCTGGAATAAGGACTGCCACAGTGCTCAACTCTATTTCCAAGAAGACTTCAACAATGCACAG ATCCATGGGGAGAGCCTGCTGACCAGCGCCCCCCTGAGGTCGTCCATGCTGGGCTGTGAGGAGCTGGTGTACTCGCCAGCCCCTGGAGTAGGACCAGGGAGAGAGGAGCCATGCTGTTACCTGACCCACCACAGCCTCACCATCGCACCGAGGAGAGACGACAACTGTGAGTGGGATGCTGTGGTATTTGGGAAGACTGATGATCAGATGATCGTAGCTGAGCAGGCCAGACAGTTCCTCAGCTCCCAGACACCTGGCTGTGCCTCCAGAACCTTGGTACTCTGA